A single genomic interval of Rhizobium leguminosarum bv. trifolii WSM1325 harbors:
- a CDS encoding chorismate mutase (TIGRFAM: chorismate mutase~PFAM: Chorismate mutase~KEGG: ret:RHE_CH03958 chorismate mutase), which translates to MIDPNVKSQLASYRQSIDNIDAALVHMLAERFRCTKEVGVLKAKYNLPPADPAREEYQIERLRQLAKAANLDPDFAEKFLNFVIKEVIRHHEQIAADHAEQSAAAR; encoded by the coding sequence ATGATTGATCCAAACGTCAAATCCCAGCTCGCGAGCTATCGTCAGTCGATCGACAATATCGATGCCGCTCTCGTGCACATGCTGGCCGAACGCTTCCGCTGCACCAAAGAGGTCGGCGTGCTGAAGGCCAAATACAATTTGCCGCCGGCCGACCCGGCGCGCGAGGAATACCAGATCGAACGCCTTCGCCAGCTGGCGAAAGCCGCCAATCTGGACCCGGATTTCGCTGAGAAGTTCCTGAACTTCGTCATCAAGGAAGTCATCCGGCATCATGAGCAGATCGCTGCGGATCACGCTGAACAGAGCGCTGCAGCCCGATAA
- a CDS encoding 16S rRNA processing protein RimM (TIGRFAM: 16S rRNA processing protein RimM~PFAM: RimM protein; PRC-barrel domain protein~KEGG: rec:RHECIAT_CH0004242 16S rRNA processing protein), with product MTKLENPVLMATIGGAQGLRGEVRAKAYTADPGALGDYGHLHSMDGRSFEVLEIREMKNVVVVRFRGVNDRNAAEALNGLELYIERDNLPDEELEDDEFYYADLEGLEARDDKGVSYGTVTGVFDFGAGDLLELKGPGKRPVLIPFSEASVLEIDLEAGTLLIDPLAAGLVEDPEELSKFTPDKPKKKK from the coding sequence ATGACCAAGCTTGAAAACCCCGTTCTGATGGCGACGATCGGTGGCGCGCAAGGCCTCCGGGGCGAGGTGCGCGCCAAGGCCTATACGGCCGATCCCGGCGCGCTTGGCGATTACGGGCATCTGCACAGCATGGATGGCCGCAGCTTCGAAGTCCTCGAAATCCGCGAGATGAAGAATGTCGTCGTCGTCCGTTTCCGCGGCGTCAACGACCGCAATGCCGCCGAGGCCCTGAACGGGCTTGAACTCTATATCGAGCGGGACAACCTGCCGGACGAGGAGCTGGAGGACGACGAGTTCTACTATGCCGATCTCGAAGGGCTCGAGGCTCGCGACGACAAGGGTGTCAGTTATGGCACCGTCACCGGCGTGTTCGATTTCGGCGCCGGCGACCTGCTGGAACTCAAAGGTCCGGGCAAACGCCCGGTGCTGATCCCCTTCTCGGAAGCCTCGGTGCTGGAGATCGACCTCGAGGCCGGCACGCTACTGATCGATCCGCTGGCGGCGGGGCTGGTCGAAGATCCCGAAGAGCTTTCGAAATTCACTCCCGACAAGCCGAAAAAGAAGAAGTAA
- a CDS encoding signal recognition particle protein (KEGG: rec:RHECIAT_CH0004239 signal recognition particle GTP-binding protein~TIGRFAM: signal recognition particle protein~PFAM: GTP-binding signal recognition particle SRP54 G- domain; Signal peptide binding (SRP54) M- domain protein; GTP-binding signal recognition particle SRP54 helical bundle~SMART: AAA ATPase) yields MFENLQDRLGSILNGLTGRGALSEADVSAALREVRRALLEADVALDVVRSFTDRVREKAVGAEILKSIKPGQMVVKIVHDELIEMLGGEGVGVDLHAAAPVVIMMVGLQGSGKTTTSAKIAHRLTTREKKKVLMASLDTRRPAAQEQLRQLGAQANIDTLPVISGQSPTDIAARAVQAAKLGGHDVVILDTAGRTHIDEPLMVEMADIKKRSNPHEILLVADSLTGQDAVNLARSFDERVGITGLVLTRMDGDGRGGAALSMRAVTGKPIKLIGVGEKMSELEEFHPRRIADRILGMGDIVSLVERAAENIDAEKAAAMAAKMAKGKFDLDDLADQLRQMQKMGGMGGIMGMMPGMAGMKDKMAAAGLDDKLFGRQIAIIQSMTKAERTNPDLLKHSRKKRIAAGSGTDAAAINKLLKMHRQMADMMKMMGGKGKGGMMKQMMGGLAGKMGLGGGMGGGMPDLSNIDPRQLEALQKQAEAAGLGKPGGGMPGLGGMPGGLSGLGGAKLPGLGGGFPGLPGLPKKK; encoded by the coding sequence ATGTTTGAAAACCTCCAGGACCGACTTGGATCCATTCTGAATGGACTGACAGGCCGTGGCGCGCTTTCGGAAGCCGATGTTTCCGCAGCGTTGCGCGAGGTTCGCCGTGCGTTGCTGGAGGCCGACGTCGCGCTCGACGTCGTGCGTTCCTTCACCGACCGCGTGCGTGAAAAGGCCGTCGGCGCCGAGATCCTGAAGTCGATCAAGCCCGGCCAGATGGTCGTCAAGATCGTGCATGACGAACTGATCGAGATGCTGGGCGGCGAAGGCGTTGGCGTCGACCTTCATGCCGCTGCCCCTGTCGTCATCATGATGGTCGGCCTGCAGGGTTCCGGCAAGACGACGACATCGGCGAAGATCGCCCATCGACTGACAACGCGCGAGAAGAAGAAGGTGCTGATGGCATCGCTCGACACGCGCCGTCCGGCAGCCCAGGAACAGCTTCGCCAGCTCGGCGCGCAGGCCAATATCGACACGCTGCCTGTTATATCAGGCCAGTCGCCGACCGATATCGCCGCCCGCGCCGTGCAGGCGGCGAAGCTCGGCGGCCATGATGTCGTCATCCTCGATACCGCCGGCCGTACGCATATCGACGAGCCCTTGATGGTCGAGATGGCAGACATCAAGAAGCGGTCGAACCCGCATGAAATTCTGCTGGTCGCCGATAGCCTCACCGGCCAGGACGCCGTCAACCTCGCCCGCAGTTTCGACGAACGCGTCGGCATCACCGGTCTGGTGCTGACCCGCATGGACGGCGATGGCCGCGGCGGTGCCGCCCTTTCGATGCGCGCCGTCACCGGCAAGCCGATCAAGCTGATCGGCGTCGGCGAGAAGATGAGCGAGCTGGAGGAATTCCATCCTCGCCGCATTGCCGACCGTATTCTCGGCATGGGCGACATCGTCTCGCTCGTCGAGCGCGCGGCGGAGAACATCGACGCCGAGAAGGCGGCCGCCATGGCCGCCAAGATGGCCAAGGGCAAGTTCGACCTCGACGATCTCGCCGACCAGCTGCGTCAGATGCAGAAGATGGGCGGCATGGGCGGCATCATGGGCATGATGCCCGGCATGGCCGGCATGAAGGACAAGATGGCCGCAGCCGGCCTCGACGACAAGCTTTTCGGCCGCCAGATCGCCATCATCCAGTCGATGACCAAGGCCGAGCGTACCAATCCCGACCTGCTCAAGCATTCGCGCAAGAAGCGCATCGCCGCCGGTTCCGGCACCGATGCCGCCGCCATCAACAAGCTTCTGAAGATGCACCGCCAGATGGCGGACATGATGAAGATGATGGGCGGCAAGGGCAAAGGCGGCATGATGAAGCAGATGATGGGCGGCCTTGCCGGCAAGATGGGGCTCGGCGGCGGCATGGGTGGCGGCATGCCCGATCTCTCGAATATCGATCCCCGACAGCTCGAGGCCTTGCAGAAGCAGGCGGAAGCGGCGGGGCTTGGAAAACCGGGTGGGGGCATGCCCGGTCTCGGCGGTATGCCGGGTGGTTTGTCGGGCCTCGGCGGCGCCAAGCTGCCGGGCCTTGGCGGTGGTTTCCCGGGATTGCCCGGATTGCCGAAGAAGAAGTGA
- a CDS encoding ribosomal protein S16 (TIGRFAM: ribosomal protein S16~PFAM: ribosomal protein S16~KEGG: rec:RHECIAT_CH0004241 30S ribosomal protein S16), translating into MALKIRLARGGSKKRPYYHVVLADARSPRDGRFLENLGSWNPMLAKDDEKRVQLNAERIKHWIEHGAQPTDRVLRFLDEAGVAKREVKNNPVKAKPGKRAQERAAEKAQKVTDAAAAAADAAE; encoded by the coding sequence ATGGCACTGAAAATTCGTCTCGCCCGCGGTGGTTCCAAGAAGCGCCCGTACTACCACGTCGTTCTCGCCGATGCGCGCAGCCCGCGTGACGGCCGCTTCCTCGAAAACCTCGGTTCCTGGAACCCGATGCTTGCCAAGGACGACGAGAAGCGCGTTCAGCTGAACGCCGAGCGCATCAAGCACTGGATCGAACACGGCGCTCAGCCGACCGACCGTGTTCTGCGCTTCCTCGATGAGGCCGGCGTTGCCAAGCGCGAAGTCAAGAACAACCCGGTCAAGGCAAAGCCCGGCAAGCGCGCCCAGGAACGCGCCGCCGAAAAGGCTCAGAAGGTCACCGACGCCGCCGCTGCTGCTGCAGACGCTGCGGAATAA